The genome window TCTGCATATCCAATGGCAATCAGGGGCTCAGTATTAGAAATCTCATCATTGAAAACCTCAATGGTGTGTGGATATACTGGTTTTCCCCCGGGGGAACTTATTATACCTCAACCAAGACCAAGGATGCGGCGATTTCCGGCAACTACGCCTATGTCACCGACAAATATTCGGGTCTGCAGGTGGCCGACTTTACTGACCAGGGAAATCGGGGAGGGATCGGGTTTTATGCCGTGCCCGATTCCATGGAAACGGCGCTTCTCTACGGCAATTATGCCTATCTGCTGTGCGGCCAGGCCGGCATCAGGATCGTGGACGTCACCCAAAAATCCATCATCACCGAAGCCGGGGCCTACGACATCCCCCTGGCTGTCTACGGTCTGCAGGCGAGGGACAGCCTGGCCTACGCGGCGGACGTGAATTCGGGGATAAGGGTGCTGGATATATCCGATGCGGCCCATCCCCGGGAGATAGGCTACTGCCGGACAGCGGGCACCCCTTTCGGGCTGGACATCGCGGACAGCATCATCGGGGTGGCCGACGGGGAGTTCGGGCTGGCATTGATAAACGCCAAAGACCCGGTCAGTCCGGTGGTGGTCGGCAGCTGGAACAGCCCCGGGTTTGCCTACAAGGTAAAGATGGACGGAAATTCCGCATACCTGGCCGACGAGTCCGCCGGATTGCGGATAATAGATATCAGCGACAAAGCGATGCCGGTTGAAACAGGCTTCTATAACACTTTGGGCAATGCCTACGGGCTGGATATCAAAGGCGGCCACGCTTACGTCGCAGACGGGTCCAATGGATTGCAGGTGATCGACATTACGAATAAAGCCGATCCTACGCTGACCGCCAGCTTGAGCCTGCCGGGGACGGCCTACGATGTGGCCATCTCGGGGAATTATGCCTACCTGGCTGCCGGATATTACGGCCTGAGGATCGTCAATATCGCCGATCCCAACCATCCCGCCGAGACCGGATATTGCAACACCGCCGGCTATGCCCGGGGACTGGCAGTCAACGGCAGCACGGCCTATGTGGCCGACGGCCACAACGGACTGGCATCGATTGACGTGTCTGATCCCACCGCCCCCCGGCAGACCGGGCGGTATTACAGCGGGAGCAGTGTCTGGGCGGCGGCCGTTTCCGGAGAGAACATACTTCTTTCGGACGGCAACTATATATTAAGGGTCTTGGAGACCTGGCAATCACCGCTGCCACCGGAAAAAAGATACGAATCTCTGGTATCCCAGAATTATCCCAATCCTTTTAAGGCCGGGACTCGTATCAATTATTCCGTTTCGATTTTCGGCCGGGTCTCAATTTCGATCTACAACGCATACGGACAGAAAGTGATCGAGCTGGTGAACCAGGAGAAAAACGGCGGGCAGTATTCGGCTTATTGGGATGGCCGGGACCAGCAGGGCCGTCCCGTCCCCTGCGGCGTTTATTTCTACCGGGTCAGCACTCCCGATCTTACCCGGACCAAGAAGATGATGATAATCAGGTGATATATGCTTGACCCCGAAATCTATAACAGCCAAGATGAGATAGCCTGGTGCCCCGGCTGTTTCAACCACTCCATCCTGAAGGCTCTCAAGCAGGCCCTATCCGACCTGGAAATACCGCCCCATCGGGCGGTCTTCAGCTCCGGGATCGGCCAGGCGGCCAAGCTGCCGCATTATATCAAATGCAACCTTTTCAACGGGCTGCACGGCCGGGCCCTGCCGGTGGCCACCGGGATCAAGCTGGCCAATCACCATCTCCAGGTCATTGCCGAGGGTGGCGACGGAGACGGCTATGCCGAGGGGGGCAATCATTTCATCCACGCCATGCGGCGGAACATCGGCCTTACCTATCTGGTGCACAACAATCAGGTCTACGGGCTGACCAAGGGCCAGACCTCGCCCACTTCCGAGTCTGGCTTCATCAGCATCACCACCCCGCTGGGCAATTTCAGTTTCCCGGAACAGCCCCTGACCATGGCCATTGCCGCCGAATGCTCCTTGGTGGCCCGTGGTTTTGCCGGGGATTCCGATCATCTGGCCGGGCTGATAGTAGAGGGGCTCAGGAACCCGGGCTTTTCGTTCATCGACATCCTCCAGCCCTGCATCACCTTTAACAAGGTCAATACTTTCAAGTGGTACCAGGAAAGGGTTTATAAACTGCCGCCGGAGTACGACCCCTACGACAAGACAGCGGCCTTTGCCATGGCCCAGGAGTGGGGGGACAAAATACCGACCGGCATCATCTACAGAAACAACCGGGTCCCCTTGGAAAAACAGCTGCCCCAGATTTCCCGGACATCCCTACTGAATCTGGAGATCGAGCAGGAAAAAAGAATTTCACTGATAAATGATTTTAAATGACCGGAGGGAGTAATTTGGAAAGAGTATCTTTTGTAAAACACAAAAACAGGGACATCCTGGTGGTGGATATCTCCGGCATCAGAAATGTGGAAGAGAGCATTGCCACCCTGCAGAACGCCACCCGGCTGGTGAAGACCCAGGCACCGGGATCGCTTCTGATGCTGACCAACGTCAGCGGCACCCATTACGACAAGGCCGGGGCCGATGCCATCAAAACCTATTCCCGGGAGAACACTCCTTTCGTCAAGGCCAGTGCGGTGGTGGGAGTGTCCGGCATCAAGCGTTTGGTGCTGAACACCATAGTCAAGATCACCGGGCGGAGGATCATGCCCTTCGACGACGCGGAGGCGGCCAAGGATTGGCTGGCCGGGCAGCAGTAATAATCAACCAGGAGGCGATAGATGGATAGGGTGAAATATCTTAACCATAAAGGCCGGGAGATCCTGGTACAGGACCTGACCGACTCCAAGAACATCGATGAGAACATTGCCGTCTTCGACCGGACCCAGGGCATCATCGCCGGCCGCCCGGAGAAATCGGTGTTGCTGCTGACCGTCCTGGTAAACACCCATTATTCGCCCCAGGCGGTGGACCGACTGAAGAGATTCTCGGTGGAGGTGACCCCCCATATCAAGGCCAGCGCGGCGGTGGGGATCACCGGCATCAAGAAGGTGGTCTACCAGACGCTGTCAGCGCTTATCGGGCGCAAGATCCACCTTTTTGACAGCATTGACCGGGCCCTGGATTGGCTGGCGGAACAGGAATAATAAACCATAAGGCGAGGAATATCCATGGCAAGCCAGTTTAAAAATATCGACCCCGAGCAGATCGGCGATAATGCTTTCAAGCTCATCAACAAGGATTGGATGCTGATAACTGCCGGCAAAGCGGGTTCCTTCAATACCATGACCGCCAGCTGGGGCGGACTGGGGATACTGTGGCACAAGCCGGTGGCTTTCTGCTTTGTCCGCCCCAACCGCCATACCTACGGGTTCATGGAGCGGGAGCAGTATTACAGCCTTTCGGTTTACCCGGAGAAATACCGGAAGGTGCTGGAGCTCTGTGGCACCAAGTCCGGACGGAACATCGACAAGGTCAAGGAGACCGGGCTGACCCCGCTTTCGGGGGTAACCGGGGCGGTATATTATGAACAGGCCCGTCTGGTGCTGGAATGCCGCAAGATATATTATCACGATATCGATCCCCAGAAATTTCTGGACCCCGAGATCCACAAGAACTACCCCATCAAGGATTATCACCGGATGTATGTGGGAGAGGTGCTTAACTGTCTGGTAAAATAAAATGACCATAAAAATAAATTTAAGGAGGCAAAAAATGAAAAAACTTATTTTGATTTCGTTAAGCCTTTTATCGGCTTCGTTCTGCTGGGCCCAAAGCAAACCGCACGGGATACTGAACCTGAACACGGTAAACGTCAAGGTAGACGGGCAGGTGGGGCCGGAGGAATACCCCACCAATTTCGTGGATTCCCAGACCGGCATCGGCGTCAGCTGGGTGAGCGACGGCAGGCTGCTGTATGTCGCCCTGCAGAGCCCGGCCCGGGGATGGGTGGCCATCGCTTTCGGCAACAGCAAGATCAGGGGGACCTCCATGGTCATCGGATACCACAAACCAGGCGGCGGAAGGGTGGACGAACATGTAGGCAGCTGGGTCTCCACCCACAAGCCCATAGACAAGCCCTCCCTGGTGAACTTTGCCACCGGATCCAATCCC of Candidatus Edwardsbacteria bacterium RifOxyA12_full_54_48 contains these proteins:
- a CDS encoding 2-oxoacid ferredoxin oxidoreductase (catalyzes the coenzyme A-dependent decarboxylation of 2-oxoacids, such as pyruvate and 2-oxoglutarate), translated to MLDPEIYNSQDEIAWCPGCFNHSILKALKQALSDLEIPPHRAVFSSGIGQAAKLPHYIKCNLFNGLHGRALPVATGIKLANHHLQVIAEGGDGDGYAEGGNHFIHAMRRNIGLTYLVHNNQVYGLTKGQTSPTSESGFISITTPLGNFSFPEQPLTMAIAAECSLVARGFAGDSDHLAGLIVEGLRNPGFSFIDILQPCITFNKVNTFKWYQERVYKLPPEYDPYDKTAAFAMAQEWGDKIPTGIIYRNNRVPLEKQLPQISRTSLLNLEIEQEKRISLINDFK
- a CDS encoding flavin reductase, which gives rise to MASQFKNIDPEQIGDNAFKLINKDWMLITAGKAGSFNTMTASWGGLGILWHKPVAFCFVRPNRHTYGFMEREQYYSLSVYPEKYRKVLELCGTKSGRNIDKVKETGLTPLSGVTGAVYYEQARLVLECRKIYYHDIDPQKFLDPEIHKNYPIKDYHRMYVGEVLNCLVK